The Bacillota bacterium genome includes a window with the following:
- a CDS encoding glycosyltransferase, which translates to MHIAIFSESYPPVTNGVAVSVSTLRRELLQQGHRVTVVTTRHPDALAQEEDVIRVPSFTWLFAPDYPLPQPRPLPQLHRFFQETRVDVIHVQIPFLLGVIGLRTGKRYGIPVVAHYHTLYDCYLHYAPVLPQGVLRTLLWWHLRRFYRCAQATIVPSYFACRYLQRHGVQSPAVEVIPTGVEFHPLVVDRAKARARYGLPPESPILVYVGRLAREKNLKLLLEMLPLVHREVPDILLWLVGSGNAEEFLRKQVQQRGLSQTVRLQGRVLHEHISEVYAAADVFVFPSVTETQGLVLWEAQAHGLPCVVVNEGGAPESVRDGADGILVPNNAEAFAQAVIRLLWDETLRQQMGQSALHSPRWTPRAMAQRVLDVYQRVVHAAGSPVPKQ; encoded by the coding sequence GTGCACATCGCCATCTTCTCTGAGTCCTATCCACCGGTAACCAACGGAGTGGCGGTTTCCGTCAGTACCCTGCGTCGTGAATTGCTGCAGCAGGGGCACCGCGTGACGGTGGTCACCACACGTCACCCCGATGCTCTCGCGCAGGAAGAGGATGTGATACGGGTGCCGTCGTTTACCTGGCTGTTCGCTCCAGACTATCCCCTGCCCCAGCCTCGCCCCCTGCCACAACTGCATCGCTTCTTCCAGGAAACTCGCGTCGACGTGATTCACGTGCAAATCCCTTTCCTGCTGGGGGTCATCGGCTTGCGCACAGGCAAACGATACGGGATACCGGTAGTGGCACATTACCATACGCTCTACGACTGCTACCTGCATTACGCTCCAGTACTGCCTCAGGGTGTTTTGCGAACATTGCTCTGGTGGCATCTCCGGCGGTTCTACCGGTGCGCGCAGGCAACCATCGTTCCTTCGTATTTCGCCTGCCGGTACCTGCAACGGCATGGGGTACAATCTCCCGCAGTAGAGGTGATACCGACAGGCGTGGAGTTTCACCCGCTTGTGGTCGACCGTGCGAAAGCAAGAGCGCGCTACGGTTTGCCTCCAGAAAGTCCGATACTGGTATATGTGGGCAGGCTGGCTCGCGAGAAAAACCTGAAACTGTTACTCGAGATGCTCCCGCTGGTTCATCGCGAGGTACCAGATATCCTGCTGTGGCTGGTAGGTAGCGGCAACGCCGAGGAGTTTCTTCGCAAGCAGGTTCAGCAGCGGGGGTTGTCACAAACTGTACGCCTGCAGGGCAGGGTTCTGCATGAGCATATCAGCGAAGTGTACGCGGCGGCGGATGTATTCGTATTTCCCTCTGTGACCGAAACGCAGGGGCTGGTATTGTGGGAAGCGCAGGCGCATGGGTTACCCTGTGTGGTGGTGAACGAAGGCGGTGCGCCCGAATCGGTGCGCGACGGCGCAGATGGTATACTGGTGCCAAACAACGCAGAAGCGTTTGCGCAGGCAGTGATTCGCCTGCTTTGGGATGAGACGTTGCGCCAGCAGATGGGGCAGAGCGCCCTGCACTCTCCCCGCTGGACGCCGCGAGCGATGGCGCAACGGGTGCTGGACGTCTACCAGCGCGTGGTTCACGCAGCGGGGAGTCCTGTCCCCAAACAGTGA
- a CDS encoding ABC transporter permease, translating into MLDELRELYRYRELLWTLVLRELRVRYKNSYLGFFWSLIVPLVTVAVLTIVFKRVMGMVIPNYSAYVLAAFLPWMYFQTALLDSSQSVLAQIQLVKKVYFPREVLPLAAVLANLIHFALALVVFFVYLLGYVGAPLLPSVVLLPVLVFFQTLLIAGLSLIISCLNVFYEDTKYIVSIGLQLMFYLVPVIYFSEQVYHAQLASTEVQRWIYLVYHLNPVAMLLTAYRKILLPPITVQQVGVVQKQTFVSLPMDWGLLTVACVVSVIVFVLGYAFFNKRKWDFAEQP; encoded by the coding sequence ATGCTCGACGAGCTGCGCGAGCTGTATCGCTACCGCGAACTGCTCTGGACACTGGTGCTGCGCGAACTGCGTGTGCGCTACAAGAACTCCTATCTGGGCTTCTTCTGGTCGCTGATTGTGCCGCTGGTCACGGTGGCGGTACTCACCATTGTCTTCAAGCGGGTCATGGGCATGGTCATCCCGAACTATTCGGCGTACGTGCTGGCAGCGTTTTTGCCCTGGATGTATTTTCAGACCGCGTTGTTAGACTCCTCGCAATCGGTGCTGGCGCAGATACAGCTGGTAAAGAAGGTATACTTTCCGCGCGAGGTGCTGCCACTGGCGGCGGTGCTGGCGAACCTGATACATTTTGCGCTCGCGCTGGTGGTGTTTTTCGTTTACCTGCTGGGCTACGTGGGCGCGCCTTTGCTGCCCAGTGTGGTGCTGTTGCCCGTACTCGTGTTTTTCCAGACGCTGCTGATTGCCGGGTTAAGCCTGATTATCTCTTGCCTGAATGTGTTTTACGAAGACACCAAATACATTGTCAGCATCGGCTTACAGCTGATGTTTTATCTGGTACCCGTGATTTACTTCTCCGAGCAGGTGTATCACGCCCAGCTCGCCTCTACCGAGGTGCAACGCTGGATATATCTGGTGTACCATTTGAACCCTGTCGCCATGCTGTTGACCGCCTACCGCAAGATCCTGCTGCCGCCCATCACCGTCCAGCAGGTAGGAGTGGTGCAGAAACAAACGTTCGTCTCGCTGCCGATGGACTGGGGGTTGCTGACGGTAGCGTGCGTGGTATCGGTAATCGTCTTTGTACTGGGTTACGCTTTCTTCAATAAACGCAAGTGGGATTTCGCGGAGCAGCCATGA
- a CDS encoding ABC transporter ATP-binding protein: MKDTAILLEHVSKSYRLSHQPYSSLKGILLSMFRYRRRIEVHQALNDVSLTIRHGETVGLIGVNGSGKSTLLAIIARVIRPSAGRVQVNGRVAPLLQLGVGFHPDLTGLENVYFNGIILGLTRQQIAERLPSIIRFAELEEFIDTPVRAYSSGMVLRLGFAVAVHTDPEIILMDEVLAVGDEAFQHKCLRKIQEFQREGRTILLVSHDMNQVRQVATRTVWLHQGRVMADGATAEVVEQYLTFAAEMEKRAL, encoded by the coding sequence ATGAAGGACACCGCAATCTTGCTGGAACACGTATCGAAAAGTTATCGTCTATCTCATCAGCCGTACTCCTCGCTGAAGGGTATTCTGCTGTCGATGTTCCGGTATCGGCGGCGAATCGAGGTTCATCAGGCGTTAAACGATGTGAGCCTGACTATCCGGCACGGCGAGACGGTAGGTTTAATCGGTGTCAACGGCAGTGGTAAGTCCACCCTGCTAGCGATTATTGCGCGGGTCATCCGCCCCAGCGCGGGCAGGGTGCAGGTGAACGGGCGAGTCGCACCGCTACTGCAGCTGGGCGTCGGTTTCCATCCCGACCTGACGGGACTGGAAAACGTGTATTTTAACGGCATTATTCTGGGGTTGACCCGGCAGCAGATTGCCGAACGCTTGCCGTCCATCATCCGTTTCGCCGAACTGGAGGAGTTTATCGACACGCCGGTACGCGCCTATTCCTCGGGGATGGTGCTTCGTCTGGGTTTTGCCGTAGCGGTACACACCGACCCCGAGATTATCCTGATGGACGAGGTACTGGCGGTGGGCGATGAAGCATTCCAGCATAAATGCCTGCGAAAAATACAGGAGTTCCAACGTGAGGGTAGAACTATTCTTTTAGTATCACATGACATGAACCAGGTGCGGCAGGTAGCAACCCGGACTGTGTGGTTACATCAGGGACGTGTCATGGCTGATGGCGCTACCGCCGAGGTAGTTGAGCAATATCTGACGTTCGCAGCAGAAATGGAAAAACGGGCGTTATAA
- a CDS encoding helix-turn-helix domain-containing protein, with protein MRTLEDWFKYLEQQYVDEKKQEESRPSSEPASPRQEPASSEQAAGRVVAPAVQQPRREELPRERPAKTPPALEQVRVTEAPVPDPADYIFTIRRAAVEPPATAAKPATTAETEETARPVEPAEQESDTKRAVAQPAAPPVQEQEEAVAETPVPEVSEPPAETVSPETAVGRKERPQSAKPVKRAPYTRSVRPVPPPQSIEELWKRVPKHVRLLVELGDDEVTQKYYDRQFKESRQELVERLLNPSLTLEDTARLLGVCPTTVRRYTERGLLNHYRTPGNQRRFRLSDVIAFLEARQQAQEARRRKR; from the coding sequence GTGAGAACGTTAGAGGACTGGTTCAAATATCTGGAACAGCAGTACGTGGACGAGAAAAAGCAAGAGGAATCCAGACCTTCATCGGAACCGGCGTCACCCAGGCAGGAACCTGCAAGTTCCGAACAGGCAGCCGGCAGGGTGGTAGCACCTGCCGTTCAGCAGCCGCGGCGCGAGGAACTCCCCAGAGAACGTCCGGCTAAAACACCGCCTGCGCTGGAGCAGGTACGGGTTACAGAGGCACCGGTACCTGACCCTGCAGACTATATCTTCACCATCCGGCGTGCGGCGGTCGAACCCCCGGCTACTGCCGCCAAACCTGCGACTACCGCAGAGACCGAAGAGACAGCCAGACCGGTAGAGCCTGCGGAACAGGAGTCAGATACGAAGCGGGCGGTTGCGCAACCCGCTGCTCCGCCAGTGCAGGAGCAGGAAGAGGCGGTCGCTGAGACGCCCGTCCCGGAAGTGAGTGAACCACCTGCTGAAACGGTATCCCCCGAAACCGCCGTCGGACGAAAGGAACGTCCGCAGAGTGCAAAGCCGGTGAAACGTGCTCCATATACCCGCAGCGTGCGTCCCGTTCCGCCGCCCCAGTCCATCGAGGAGCTCTGGAAGCGTGTGCCCAAGCACGTGCGCCTGCTGGTAGAGCTGGGCGATGACGAAGTGACACAGAAGTATTATGACCGGCAATTCAAAGAGAGCCGTCAGGAACTGGTGGAGCGCCTGCTGAACCCTTCGCTCACGCTGGAAGATACCGCCCGTCTGCTGGGGGTTTGCCCCACGACTGTACGGCGCTACACCGAACGGGGTTTGCTCAACCACTACCGTACACCTGGCAACCAGAGGCGGTTCCGTTTATCTGACGTCATCGCCTTTCTGGAGGCGCGACAACAAGCGCAGGAAGCGCGGCGACGAAAGCGGTAG